Below is a genomic region from Marinobacter salarius.
CGAATGCCTGGTCCATGCTCTCGCTCAGGGTCACGAACGCGAGCTCTGCTGTACGTTTACGCATCTGCCCGAAGGCACTTTCAGAATCCATGAACTGCAGTTCCAGAGACACCTCCGGATAATCCCGGTTCAGCCGCCGTAACCAGGCAGGGAGGTGATGCAGTCCGATGTGGTGGCTGGCGATCACTGATAGCTGTCCTGAAACCGATCCCTCTCGGTCCGACAGCGCCTGTCGGGCATTGTGCACTTCGTCCAGAATTCGCCGGGCATGGGGTAGAAGGCGTGCCCCTGCGTCCGTCAATCGGACCTGTCTGTTACTCCGGTCGATCAGCTTCGTTCCCAACTGGTTCTCCAGCGCTGCCAGGCGTTTGCTGATTGCGGGCTGAGTCAGGTGCAGCAGTTCCGCGGCTTCGGAGAATGACTCCTGGTCGACAATGGTGAGGAACGCTTTCAGGGAATTTGCATCCATTGTGGTTGAATCCGTAACTGCAGCTTTTGGTGGAGGTCCCACCAAATCCTAATATGCCACATAGGAATGCACAACATAAAAAACATGAATTGAGGTTATTCAAGGCTTGGCGTTAAAATAGAACCATACTGAAAAAACAGAAACCCCCAGAGAGTGAGAGAGAACATGGCGGGCAAGACCTTATACGACAAATTGTGGGACGACCATCTCGTCAAACAGCGGGATGACGGT
It encodes:
- a CDS encoding LysR family transcriptional regulator, with the protein product MDANSLKAFLTIVDQESFSEAAELLHLTQPAISKRLAALENQLGTKLIDRSNRQVRLTDAGARLLPHARRILDEVHNARQALSDREGSVSGQLSVIASHHIGLHHLPAWLRRLNRDYPEVSLELQFMDSESAFGQMRKRTAELAFVTLSESMDQAFDVHVRWEDAMAFVVSPEHPLASLDNPGLGDLSRYDALLPEAGTATYRSISRLFLDASLPLKIQMPTNYLETIKMMASVGLGWSVLPVSMVDASLTVLSVPHSVSRILGGVGLKGRSLSPQAQALLDIAADLQ